The following coding sequences lie in one Chionomys nivalis chromosome 8, mChiNiv1.1, whole genome shotgun sequence genomic window:
- the Trmt112 gene encoding multifunctional methyltransferase subunit TRM112-like protein, whose amino-acid sequence MKLLTHNLLSSHVRGVGTRGFPLRLQATEVRINPVEFNPDFVARMIPKVEWAALVQAANTLNLTEVPKEPTEGYEQDETFLRKMHHVLLEVDVLEGTLQCPESGRLFPISRGIPNMLLNDEETET is encoded by the exons ATGAAACTGCTAACCCACAACCTCCTGAGCTCGCATGTGCGGGGCGTGGGCACGCGTGGCTTCCCGCTGCGGCTGCAG GCCACCGAGGTCCGCATCAACCCCGTGGAGTTCAACCCCGACTTCGTTGCGCGGATGATCCCTAAAGTGGAGTGGGCGGCGCTTGTGCAGGCGGCAAACACC TTAAACCTGACCGAAGTACCCAAAGAGCCAACTGAAGGTTATGAACAAGACGAGACGTTTTTGAGGAAGATGCACCACGTGTTGCTTGAG GTTGATGTGCTAGAGGGCACCCTGCAATGCCCAGAATCTGGCCGTCTTTTCCCCATCAGCCGCGGGATCCCCAATATGCTGCTGAATGACGAGGAGACTGAGACGTAA
- the Prdx5 gene encoding peroxiredoxin-5, mitochondrial isoform X1: MLQSGIHDLGGRAGSVLRAATNWTWTCEAGRASREAAGWKRSGARSFSSAAVAMAPIKVGDAIPSVEVFEGEPGKKVNLAELFKGKKGVLFGVPGAFTPGCSKTHLPGFVEQAEALKAKGVQVLACLTVNDVFVTEEWGRAHQAKGKVRLLADPTGAFGKETDLLLGDSLVSLFGNRRLKRFSMVVDNGVVKALNVEPDGTGLTCSLASSILSQL; the protein is encoded by the exons ATGTTGCAGTCAGGGATACACGATCTGGGCGGCAGAGCCGGTTCAGTGCTCCGTGCAGCGACTAACTGGACGTGGACGTGCGAGGCCGGCAGAGCAAGCCGGGAAGCAGCAGGGTGGAAGCGTAGCGGGGCCCGCAGCTTCAGCAGCGCCGCGGTGGCTATGGCCCCGATCAAG GTGGGAGATGCCATCCCCTCCGTGGAGGTATTTGAAGGGGAGCCTGGGAAGAAGGTGAACCTGGCAGAACTGTTCAAGGGAAAGAAAGGTGTGCTATTCGGAGTTCCTGGGGCCTTCACCCCTGGCTGTTCTAAG ACCCACCTGCCTGGGTTTGTGGAGCAAGCTGAGGCTCTGAAGGCCAAGGGAGTGCAGGTGCTGGCATGTCTGACTGTTAATGACGTCTTTGTGACAGAAGAGTGGGGTCGAGCCCACCAGGCGAAAGGCAAG GTTCGGCTCCTGGCTGACCCAACTGGGGCCTTTGGGAAG GAGACAGATTTATTACTGGGTGATTCTTTGGTGTCTCTCTTTGGGAACCGCCGGCTGAAGAG GTTCTCCATGGTGGTAGACAATGGCGTAGTGAAGGCACTGAATGTGGAGCCGGATGGCACAGGCCTCACCTGCAGCCTGGCTTCCAGCATCCTCTCCCAGCTCTGA
- the Prdx5 gene encoding peroxiredoxin-5, mitochondrial isoform X3, with amino-acid sequence MLQSGIHDLGGRAGSVLRAATNWTWTCEAGRASREAAGWKRSGARSFSSAAVAMAPIKVGDAIPSVEVFEGEPGKKVNLAELFKGKKGVLFGVPGAFTPGCSKVRLLADPTGAFGKETDLLLGDSLVSLFGNRRLKRFSMVVDNGVVKALNVEPDGTGLTCSLASSILSQL; translated from the exons ATGTTGCAGTCAGGGATACACGATCTGGGCGGCAGAGCCGGTTCAGTGCTCCGTGCAGCGACTAACTGGACGTGGACGTGCGAGGCCGGCAGAGCAAGCCGGGAAGCAGCAGGGTGGAAGCGTAGCGGGGCCCGCAGCTTCAGCAGCGCCGCGGTGGCTATGGCCCCGATCAAG GTGGGAGATGCCATCCCCTCCGTGGAGGTATTTGAAGGGGAGCCTGGGAAGAAGGTGAACCTGGCAGAACTGTTCAAGGGAAAGAAAGGTGTGCTATTCGGAGTTCCTGGGGCCTTCACCCCTGGCTGTTCTAAG GTTCGGCTCCTGGCTGACCCAACTGGGGCCTTTGGGAAG GAGACAGATTTATTACTGGGTGATTCTTTGGTGTCTCTCTTTGGGAACCGCCGGCTGAAGAG GTTCTCCATGGTGGTAGACAATGGCGTAGTGAAGGCACTGAATGTGGAGCCGGATGGCACAGGCCTCACCTGCAGCCTGGCTTCCAGCATCCTCTCCCAGCTCTGA
- the Prdx5 gene encoding peroxiredoxin-5, mitochondrial isoform X2, producing the protein MLQSGIHDLGGRAGSVLRAATNWTWTCEAGRASREAAGWKRSGARSFSSAAVAMAPIKVGDAIPSVEVFEGEPGKKVNLAELFKGKKGVLFGVPGAFTPGCSKTHLPGFVEQAEALKAKGVQVLACLTVNDVFVTEEWGRAHQAKGKVRFGSWLTQLGPLGRRQIYYWVILWCLSLGTAG; encoded by the exons ATGTTGCAGTCAGGGATACACGATCTGGGCGGCAGAGCCGGTTCAGTGCTCCGTGCAGCGACTAACTGGACGTGGACGTGCGAGGCCGGCAGAGCAAGCCGGGAAGCAGCAGGGTGGAAGCGTAGCGGGGCCCGCAGCTTCAGCAGCGCCGCGGTGGCTATGGCCCCGATCAAG GTGGGAGATGCCATCCCCTCCGTGGAGGTATTTGAAGGGGAGCCTGGGAAGAAGGTGAACCTGGCAGAACTGTTCAAGGGAAAGAAAGGTGTGCTATTCGGAGTTCCTGGGGCCTTCACCCCTGGCTGTTCTAAG ACCCACCTGCCTGGGTTTGTGGAGCAAGCTGAGGCTCTGAAGGCCAAGGGAGTGCAGGTGCTGGCATGTCTGACTGTTAATGACGTCTTTGTGACAGAAGAGTGGGGTCGAGCCCACCAGGCGAAAGGCAAGGTGAG GTTCGGCTCCTGGCTGACCCAACTGGGGCCTTTGGGAAG GAGACAGATTTATTACTGGGTGATTCTTTGGTGTCTCTCTTTGGGAACCGCCGGCTGA